A single genomic interval of Brevibacillus brevis harbors:
- a CDS encoding efflux RND transporter permease subunit, translating to MNKVILFLLKRQLIVYLFTFLLVIAGLGSLFSFNIELVPKTNFPDIYVRISGGALPPEEMEEKVTKKVEQELKSINDIKKYSSSTSAGSVRINISANEGKGEQVKQDVQNAVNRLRNGFPKAVDSVDISQSNMGSDQMIDFAVVGAEPKTMLSLAKTSIKDRIEEVEGVKEVIVEEKSFENKITISFLPQRLNAYQTTPAAIISQLQDTNWKQGIGTLENTGFDTVVMIDNTYQTPQEIEALPIDTPRGTVSLNQLAQIEDLRGKVKDFVALTNGSVFIQLSVTRADGYDLITTQKNVEEVVRKMNTEANGKYNIKVMFEGASFVEHAVSNLSRDVMIGGALAIIILFVFLRNWRVTLVIATTLPLSAFMTFIAMKLAGYNIDMISLLSLSLSVGLIVDAAIVVLESIYHYREKGEELKQAIIKGTREVLTPVFTSQLTIIIVFLPLVFADFEDWLKPVLATIAFTVSAAIIASTIAAYFFVPVFSNRFLQKDKHVSLEGEGKEHFIIRVFSGILHVAIRHRIKTVLLAVALLVGAVFLTPFMKMGQGINPNENIVFVNMKMPIGATLETAQKAAVTAETSLREIPEIKDVFFFTSKEEATLFISLIPKTDRTRDKDALNEDINKRLNETPGIESVSMSFGQQGGSGPIQLDVYGDNMEVMRKIATDLETMLGTINGLTNIRNDFKEGKEKVTLLPKQEALTRLNVDHRSLLQQLSVLIGNQPITSITQDGIEVDIVAKMPDNWLKHPDQLKTIMVTSKDGAAVPLADLVEMEYSKSPITIERKEGERIVTVSAEMLGSDLGAVGRELNEKLPTVPVPAGYNVEIAGKLKEQSTNMSQGIFVFLGVLALIYVIMVAQFGRMSQPFIIMLTIPMALVGVVLGFVLTQRTFGEMAMIGIIMLVGIVVSNAILLIDRINLLRKRGMETAEAIIQGTKERIRPVIMTKLTAILGMLPMGLAMAEGSDLEAPLATAVISGLIFHTIVTLVLVPVLYSLFEGAKAGRLARKAARQAKREAKRAAKQNKDKNVPPTEV from the coding sequence ATGAACAAGGTGATTCTCTTTTTGCTGAAAAGACAGCTAATCGTCTACTTGTTTACATTTTTACTCGTGATTGCAGGTTTGGGGTCCTTATTCAGCTTTAATATCGAACTCGTTCCAAAAACGAACTTTCCTGATATTTACGTAAGAATTTCCGGTGGTGCACTGCCACCAGAAGAGATGGAAGAAAAAGTAACGAAGAAAGTAGAGCAAGAACTAAAATCGATTAATGATATTAAAAAATACTCTTCTTCAACAAGTGCAGGTTCTGTCAGAATCAATATTTCAGCAAATGAAGGTAAAGGCGAGCAGGTTAAGCAAGATGTACAAAATGCCGTCAACCGTCTCCGAAACGGTTTTCCGAAAGCTGTTGACTCTGTAGATATCTCCCAGAGCAATATGGGTAGCGATCAAATGATTGATTTTGCCGTCGTGGGAGCAGAGCCGAAGACCATGCTGAGTTTGGCAAAAACTTCAATCAAGGACCGCATTGAAGAAGTCGAGGGAGTCAAGGAAGTAATCGTAGAAGAGAAAAGCTTCGAGAATAAAATTACCATATCCTTTTTGCCACAGCGATTGAATGCCTATCAAACAACGCCAGCGGCTATCATTTCACAGCTTCAGGATACAAACTGGAAGCAAGGGATTGGTACACTGGAGAACACGGGATTTGATACAGTTGTCATGATTGACAATACTTATCAGACTCCACAGGAAATAGAGGCACTGCCAATTGATACACCGAGAGGAACCGTTTCTCTGAATCAACTGGCACAAATTGAAGATTTGCGTGGAAAAGTGAAAGACTTCGTCGCTCTGACAAACGGTTCCGTGTTTATTCAACTCAGCGTGACGCGGGCAGACGGCTATGACTTGATCACAACACAAAAGAATGTAGAAGAAGTCGTTCGCAAAATGAACACAGAAGCAAACGGTAAATACAACATCAAAGTCATGTTCGAAGGAGCTTCCTTTGTTGAGCACGCCGTGAGCAACCTCAGCCGGGATGTCATGATTGGTGGGGCGCTTGCGATCATCATCTTGTTCGTCTTCCTACGCAACTGGAGGGTCACACTCGTTATCGCTACTACATTGCCGCTCTCTGCGTTCATGACGTTCATCGCGATGAAACTCGCAGGCTACAACATTGATATGATCAGTTTGCTGTCCTTGAGCTTGTCAGTCGGCTTGATCGTCGATGCCGCTATCGTCGTATTGGAAAGTATCTATCACTACCGGGAAAAGGGCGAAGAGCTGAAGCAGGCTATTATTAAAGGAACGAGAGAAGTTTTGACACCTGTGTTCACCTCCCAGCTCACGATCATCATCGTCTTTTTGCCACTTGTCTTCGCGGATTTTGAAGATTGGCTGAAACCGGTTTTGGCTACAATCGCCTTTACGGTATCCGCTGCCATTATTGCATCGACGATCGCTGCTTACTTCTTCGTTCCCGTGTTTTCCAATCGCTTCTTGCAGAAGGATAAGCACGTTTCGCTAGAAGGAGAAGGCAAGGAACACTTTATCATTCGCGTATTCAGCGGCATTTTACATGTAGCGATTAGACATCGGATAAAAACGGTTTTACTCGCAGTAGCATTGCTGGTTGGTGCCGTTTTCCTCACACCTTTTATGAAAATGGGTCAAGGGATTAACCCGAATGAAAATATCGTCTTTGTCAATATGAAAATGCCAATCGGAGCTACGTTGGAAACAGCTCAAAAAGCAGCCGTCACCGCGGAAACATCGCTGCGGGAGATCCCGGAAATCAAGGATGTATTCTTCTTTACTTCCAAGGAAGAAGCAACATTGTTCATTTCCTTAATTCCGAAGACGGACAGAACACGTGATAAGGACGCTTTGAACGAGGATATTAACAAGCGCCTGAATGAGACCCCAGGAATCGAATCTGTCTCCATGTCTTTCGGACAACAAGGCGGAAGCGGCCCGATCCAACTGGATGTTTACGGGGATAACATGGAAGTCATGCGGAAGATCGCAACCGATCTGGAAACGATGCTTGGCACGATCAACGGGCTCACCAACATTCGTAACGATTTTAAAGAAGGAAAAGAAAAAGTTACGTTGCTGCCAAAACAAGAAGCGCTTACCAGACTGAATGTCGATCATCGTTCGCTTTTGCAACAACTGAGCGTGTTAATCGGCAACCAACCAATTACGTCCATCACACAAGATGGAATCGAAGTCGACATCGTTGCCAAGATGCCGGACAACTGGCTGAAGCACCCGGATCAGCTCAAAACGATTATGGTTACATCGAAAGACGGGGCAGCAGTACCTTTGGCAGATCTGGTGGAAATGGAGTACAGTAAGTCTCCGATCACGATTGAGCGGAAAGAAGGCGAACGCATCGTTACGGTTTCTGCCGAGATGCTGGGAAGTGATTTAGGGGCAGTAGGCCGTGAACTAAATGAGAAATTGCCAACCGTACCTGTACCAGCAGGGTATAATGTCGAAATCGCTGGTAAGCTAAAAGAGCAAAGCACGAATATGAGCCAGGGGATATTCGTATTCCTGGGGGTTCTGGCTCTGATTTACGTCATCATGGTTGCCCAGTTCGGACGGATGTCCCAACCGTTTATCATCATGCTGACGATTCCAATGGCCTTGGTCGGTGTTGTGCTTGGATTCGTCCTTACGCAGCGGACATTCGGTGAAATGGCGATGATCGGGATCATCATGCTTGTCGGTATCGTCGTATCCAATGCGATCCTCTTGATCGACAGGATCAACCTGCTGCGCAAACGTGGAATGGAAACCGCAGAGGCGATTATCCAAGGAACGAAGGAACGTATTCGTCCCGTTATCATGACGAAGCTGACGGCGATTCTCGGGATGCTGCCGATGGGTCTTGCCATGGCGGAAGGCTCTGATTTGGAAGCACCACTCGCAACAGCCGTTATCTCCGGCTTGATTTTCCACACGATTGTAACACTGGTGCTCGTACCAGTCCTGTACTCCCTGTTTGAAGGGGCGAAGGCAGGAAGACTGGCACGAAAAGCTGCTCGCCAGGCGAAGCGCGAAGCGAAACGAGCAGCAAAACAAAACAAAGATAAGAATGTACCTCCGACAGAGGTATAG
- a CDS encoding phosphotransferase: MEKSSSSREELLAGGNVTNVYRSGNTVRREVKPGSKNIHELLKHLERKGYPYAPKFLGMDEKGREILSFIEGEAGHYPWKEYMKSDEALQVIAKMLRFYHDAVSDFPFDDLWLSFVHTPGPREVICHNDFAMYNIIFNQQKPIGIIDFDLAAPGPKLWDIAYTLYTCVPLSRFSLTESGEKIHYQPLVHANQRKQRVAMFFESYGMEMKEGTLEMVLLRLEGQCKTIAKKASEGDAAFQKMAEEGHILHYQEDIAFIKEHMNEWL, translated from the coding sequence ATGGAAAAATCGTCATCATCGAGGGAAGAATTATTAGCCGGAGGAAACGTAACGAACGTTTACCGTTCTGGCAATACAGTCAGAAGGGAAGTAAAGCCAGGGAGCAAGAACATTCATGAATTATTGAAGCACTTGGAAAGAAAAGGCTATCCGTATGCGCCGAAATTTTTAGGCATGGATGAAAAGGGGAGAGAAATCCTGTCCTTTATAGAGGGAGAGGCAGGTCATTACCCTTGGAAGGAATATATGAAGTCAGACGAAGCGTTACAAGTAATTGCGAAAATGCTTCGGTTTTATCATGACGCTGTGAGTGATTTTCCTTTCGATGATCTGTGGCTTTCGTTCGTTCACACACCTGGTCCGCGTGAAGTCATCTGTCATAACGACTTTGCTATGTACAATATCATTTTCAATCAACAAAAACCGATAGGCATTATCGATTTTGATTTAGCGGCTCCGGGTCCAAAACTTTGGGATATCGCCTATACGCTCTATACCTGCGTGCCTTTGAGCAGATTTTCTTTAACGGAATCCGGAGAAAAAATCCATTACCAACCATTGGTGCATGCCAACCAGCGAAAACAGCGAGTGGCCATGTTCTTTGAGTCGTACGGGATGGAAATGAAGGAAGGTACGCTAGAAATGGTCTTGCTCCGTTTAGAAGGACAATGCAAAACCATTGCCAAAAAAGCCAGTGAAGGCGATGCTGCTTTTCAAAAGATGGCCGAAGAAGGACATATTCTTCACTATCAAGAAGACATCGCATTTATCAAGGAACACATGAACGAATGGTTATAG
- a CDS encoding efflux RND transporter periplasmic adaptor subunit, giving the protein MKKRASIILASVMLVTAGCSAPAPEAPQQTEAKAKVVEVVKVQKATKPVMLAVTGMVEAKRDAVLSFGTGGTISAISATKGAKIAQGQLLATLDTRYHQKEIAAAQGQVEEAAARKIKTLKGATAEALEQKRLQVKSAQDSLDKAKQDLATSEKLLAGGAISQNEINASKRAVTQAEITLRDAQLSLNELQKGAEPEDVMVANASIKAAAGGVDRAKKSLDDAKIQAPFAGTVVDVKLQIGEQVSPGQEIIRLVDLSEVKITLDVSNDLISQFHEKTKVQALSDDGKKSEGTIAFISPVVNKDTGKYRVEITIPNADGYWRGGMAATIEVPRQVNGFLVPLESVGVSQTDHYVMAVENGLTVRKPVKTGQLVGDSIEIVSGVKEGDQLLRSGITFYVEGQKVEAKGE; this is encoded by the coding sequence GTGAAAAAACGGGCATCAATTATTCTGGCATCGGTAATGTTGGTCACTGCTGGTTGTTCAGCACCAGCACCAGAGGCACCGCAGCAGACAGAGGCAAAGGCGAAGGTAGTAGAAGTAGTGAAGGTTCAAAAAGCAACAAAGCCAGTGATGCTCGCAGTCACAGGGATGGTAGAAGCCAAGCGGGACGCGGTGTTATCGTTTGGTACAGGCGGAACGATCTCCGCGATCTCTGCGACCAAAGGAGCAAAAATCGCACAAGGTCAGTTATTGGCCACATTGGATACCCGTTACCATCAAAAAGAAATTGCAGCGGCACAGGGGCAAGTAGAGGAAGCAGCAGCGCGGAAAATCAAGACGTTAAAGGGCGCGACAGCAGAAGCACTTGAGCAGAAGCGTCTGCAGGTAAAAAGCGCGCAAGACAGTCTGGATAAAGCAAAGCAGGATCTCGCAACAAGTGAGAAGCTATTAGCTGGTGGAGCCATTTCGCAAAACGAAATAAATGCGAGTAAACGGGCTGTTACACAAGCAGAGATTACACTGCGTGACGCTCAGTTGTCTCTGAATGAACTGCAAAAAGGAGCGGAACCAGAAGATGTCATGGTCGCCAACGCATCGATTAAAGCTGCTGCCGGCGGTGTAGACCGTGCGAAGAAGAGCTTGGATGATGCGAAAATTCAGGCGCCATTCGCAGGAACAGTCGTGGATGTGAAATTGCAAATTGGAGAGCAGGTGTCTCCCGGTCAGGAAATCATTCGCCTCGTCGACCTGTCTGAAGTGAAGATAACCTTGGATGTTTCCAATGATTTGATCAGTCAGTTCCATGAAAAAACGAAGGTGCAGGCGCTATCTGACGATGGAAAGAAAAGTGAAGGAACGATTGCCTTTATATCTCCAGTTGTGAACAAGGATACAGGTAAATACCGCGTCGAAATCACGATTCCGAATGCAGATGGTTACTGGCGTGGTGGAATGGCCGCAACAATTGAGGTGCCTCGCCAAGTAAATGGCTTCCTCGTACCGCTGGAAAGTGTCGGCGTGAGTCAAACAGACCATTACGTAATGGCAGTAGAGAATGGACTTACTGTAAGAAAACCAGTGAAGACCGGTCAATTGGTCGGAGACTCCATCGAAATCGTATCTGGAGTGAAAGAAGGCGACCAACTCCTGCGCAGTGGAATTACATTCTACGTCGAAGGGCAAAAAGTAGAGGCGAAGGGAGAATAG
- the pepF gene encoding oligoendopeptidase F, translating to MDDLTISSYMNNEGVITVNKSKTLPKRSDVPAEYKWRLEDMYPTDNDWEADVQKVKQLTEKIAAMKGSLATSGKQLLAVLTLQDELLKTLDQVYVYARMRRDEDNANSKYQGLTDRATSLSTQVYGSISYIQPEILAIATEDLQTWIKEVEGLEHYRILLEEITRFKPHTLSAEEEALLANMSELASSPSKIFGMLNNADMKFPMITDENGEEVELTKGRYTQFMESKDRRVRKDAFEALYSTYGKFRNTIAASLTSAIKGDVFYARTRKYPSALYAALFADNVELPVYDNLIATIHEHLPLMHRYIALRKKLLGVDELHMYDLYVPIVPETDMKIPYDQAVSTIKEALHPLGEEYGRILDEGFSNGWIDVHENEGKTSGAYSWGAYTSHPFVLMNYQDNVNNMFTLAHEMGHALHSYYSNHAQPYTYADYKIFVAEVASTLNEALLMNHLLETTTDKKQRMYLINHYLEQFRGTVFRQTMFAEFEKIVHAKEEQGEPLTAESLSTIYRELNVSYHGPDMVVDSEVDLEWARIPHFYRGFYVYKYATGFSAATSLSKQIVEEGQPAVDRYLQFLKGGSSDYPLNLLKGAGVDMTSPTPIAEALSVFKELLEELEQLIEQ from the coding sequence ATGGATGATTTGACCATTTCATCTTACATGAATAACGAGGGAGTGATCACGGTGAATAAAAGCAAAACACTGCCGAAACGCAGTGACGTCCCCGCTGAATACAAATGGCGTCTTGAGGACATGTATCCCACTGATAATGATTGGGAAGCGGACGTACAAAAAGTAAAACAGCTCACAGAAAAAATCGCAGCAATGAAAGGCTCTCTGGCTACTTCCGGTAAACAGTTGCTGGCCGTGTTGACTCTGCAAGATGAATTATTGAAGACGCTTGATCAAGTGTACGTCTACGCACGTATGCGTCGAGACGAAGACAATGCCAACAGCAAGTATCAAGGGCTGACTGACAGGGCGACCAGCCTTAGTACGCAGGTATACGGTTCCATTTCGTACATACAGCCAGAGATTTTGGCGATTGCCACGGAAGATTTGCAAACGTGGATCAAGGAAGTTGAAGGACTTGAGCACTACCGCATTTTATTAGAAGAGATTACTCGCTTCAAGCCACATACGCTATCCGCAGAGGAAGAAGCATTGCTGGCAAATATGAGCGAGCTTGCATCTTCTCCATCCAAAATTTTTGGGATGCTCAACAACGCGGACATGAAATTTCCGATGATCACGGATGAAAACGGCGAGGAAGTCGAGCTGACCAAGGGACGCTACACGCAGTTCATGGAAAGCAAAGACCGACGCGTGCGCAAAGATGCATTCGAGGCGCTGTACAGTACGTATGGCAAGTTCCGCAATACGATCGCAGCCTCGTTGACATCTGCCATCAAAGGGGATGTTTTCTACGCACGGACGAGAAAATATCCGTCTGCCCTGTACGCTGCCTTGTTTGCCGATAATGTGGAGCTCCCTGTTTACGATAACCTGATTGCAACGATCCATGAGCATCTGCCGCTCATGCACCGATACATTGCCTTGCGCAAAAAATTATTGGGCGTAGATGAATTGCACATGTACGATTTGTACGTGCCGATCGTACCTGAGACGGACATGAAAATCCCGTATGATCAGGCTGTTTCAACGATTAAAGAAGCTCTTCATCCACTGGGTGAGGAGTACGGTCGCATTTTGGATGAGGGCTTTTCCAACGGTTGGATTGATGTGCATGAAAACGAAGGGAAGACAAGTGGAGCCTATTCATGGGGTGCCTATACGTCACATCCGTTTGTACTCATGAACTATCAGGACAATGTCAACAACATGTTTACGCTAGCGCATGAGATGGGGCATGCTTTGCATAGCTACTATTCCAATCACGCACAGCCTTACACGTATGCCGATTACAAGATTTTCGTAGCAGAAGTGGCTTCTACACTGAACGAAGCACTACTGATGAATCATTTGCTCGAGACGACGACTGACAAGAAACAACGCATGTACTTGATTAATCATTACCTGGAACAGTTCCGTGGAACGGTATTCCGTCAAACGATGTTTGCTGAGTTTGAGAAAATTGTGCACGCAAAAGAAGAGCAGGGAGAGCCGCTGACAGCCGAATCTCTCAGTACGATTTACCGTGAGCTCAATGTTTCCTATCACGGACCGGACATGGTTGTAGACAGCGAGGTAGATTTGGAATGGGCACGAATCCCTCATTTCTATCGCGGCTTCTATGTGTATAAGTACGCGACTGGCTTCTCCGCCGCGACGTCTCTTTCCAAGCAGATTGTGGAGGAAGGCCAGCCAGCCGTAGATCGTTATTTGCAGTTCCTCAAGGGCGGCAGTTCAGATTATCCGCTTAATCTGCTCAAGGGCGCAGGCGTAGACATGACGTCGCCAACACCGATTGCAGAAGCATTGAGTGTCTTCAAGGAATTGCTCGAGGAACTGGAACAACTGATAGAACAATAA
- a CDS encoding UDP-glucose dehydrogenase family protein, whose amino-acid sequence MKVAVIGTGYVGLTTAVSLAMNDHQVTGIDLVASKVEKLRQGISPIYEPGLEEALKKVLDDGALAFYTNLTEAKDAEVFFICVGTPEAADGTADLTYLLGAVSDIHKVHLLAPQERIVVIKSTVPVGTGEKVAGMLAGCQGVSVASNPEFLREGSALLDALEPSRIVIGVDNSQAAARMEELYNGVKAPRVITTRANAELIKYASNAFLATRISFMNELARLSTALGTDIVTISRGMGLDSRIGPQFLRAGVGYGGSCFPKDTIALLQLAAERNIHLSILDKVREVNATQPGWFLEQLCLQLPDLTGKQIAILGLTFKPDTDDIREAPSLKLIEILLHKGAIVKAFDPIGAPCVSKQFPQITYTQSAAEACEGAHAALLVTEWEPCVQLNWKQVYQSMAQPLLLDGRNAWPNQEVKEAGFHYIGVGRS is encoded by the coding sequence ATGAAAGTTGCCGTTATTGGGACCGGCTACGTAGGTTTGACGACTGCAGTTTCCCTAGCCATGAACGATCATCAGGTGACGGGTATTGACCTCGTTGCATCCAAAGTAGAAAAACTGCGCCAAGGGATCTCGCCGATTTACGAGCCGGGCTTAGAAGAGGCATTGAAAAAAGTATTGGATGATGGCGCACTTGCTTTTTATACAAATTTGACAGAGGCGAAGGACGCAGAGGTTTTTTTCATTTGTGTGGGGACACCTGAAGCAGCAGACGGCACAGCCGATTTAACGTATTTACTCGGGGCTGTTTCTGACATTCACAAGGTCCATTTGCTCGCACCGCAAGAACGCATCGTGGTAATCAAGAGTACCGTACCAGTCGGAACTGGCGAAAAAGTAGCGGGGATGCTGGCTGGCTGCCAAGGAGTATCTGTTGCATCCAACCCGGAGTTTTTACGGGAAGGGAGTGCATTATTGGACGCATTGGAGCCTTCGCGAATCGTCATTGGTGTAGACAATTCTCAGGCAGCCGCTCGCATGGAGGAACTGTACAACGGCGTGAAGGCACCGCGCGTCATCACCACCAGGGCTAATGCGGAGCTGATCAAATACGCTTCGAATGCATTTTTGGCAACCCGAATCTCCTTCATGAATGAGCTAGCACGGTTAAGTACCGCGCTCGGGACGGATATCGTGACGATCTCGCGAGGAATGGGACTGGACAGCCGAATCGGTCCGCAATTTTTACGGGCAGGAGTAGGCTATGGCGGCTCCTGTTTTCCGAAGGATACAATTGCGTTATTGCAGCTTGCAGCAGAGCGCAATATTCACTTAAGTATTTTGGATAAAGTGCGAGAGGTGAATGCTACACAGCCTGGTTGGTTTTTGGAGCAGTTGTGCTTGCAGCTCCCTGATCTGACAGGCAAACAAATTGCTATTCTGGGGCTGACGTTTAAACCGGATACGGATGACATCCGCGAAGCGCCATCGCTCAAATTGATTGAAATACTCCTGCACAAAGGTGCCATCGTGAAGGCGTTCGATCCGATTGGAGCACCCTGTGTCAGCAAGCAGTTTCCACAGATCACGTACACGCAATCCGCGGCAGAAGCATGCGAGGGAGCACACGCCGCATTATTGGTTACAGAATGGGAACCGTGTGTCCAATTGAATTGGAAACAGGTTTATCAAAGCATGGCACAGCCGCTCTTGCTAGACGGACGAAATGCCTGGCCGAACCAGGAGGTAAAGGAAGCAGGTTTTCATTATATTGGAGTAGGGAGAAGCTGA
- a CDS encoding SDR family oxidoreductase has translation MDLFLQGKTALVLASSKGLGKATAQCLAQEGANVTICGRDEAALEIVRAEIEQATGKSPLAVTVDVTKEEDIKRVVEATVKHFGSVDILINNSGGPATGRFDQLTDEQWMQAFQLNLLSYVRAIRAVLPHMRANQFGRIINFASSSFKQPIENLLLSNTFRTGVLGLSKTLSSELGPDGILINTIGPGRIATDRVAQLDGLTAEAKSISADEVRENWEKQIPLGRYGQPDEFARMVTFLASPANSYVTGQSFLVDGGLIRAI, from the coding sequence ATGGATCTATTTTTGCAAGGAAAAACGGCTCTAGTACTCGCCTCATCAAAAGGATTGGGGAAGGCAACAGCGCAGTGCCTCGCCCAAGAAGGAGCGAATGTTACGATATGCGGTAGAGATGAAGCTGCTCTGGAAATCGTTCGTGCAGAGATCGAACAAGCTACTGGAAAATCACCTCTTGCCGTAACCGTGGATGTGACGAAGGAAGAAGATATCAAGCGGGTTGTCGAAGCAACGGTCAAGCATTTTGGCAGCGTCGATATTTTAATCAACAATTCAGGTGGACCTGCAACAGGTAGATTCGATCAGCTCACCGACGAACAGTGGATGCAAGCCTTCCAGCTAAATTTGCTCAGCTATGTACGTGCCATTCGTGCTGTTTTACCGCATATGCGAGCGAACCAATTTGGAAGAATCATCAATTTCGCTTCCTCGTCCTTTAAACAGCCAATTGAGAATTTGCTTCTGTCCAATACGTTTCGTACTGGGGTATTGGGCTTATCCAAGACGCTTTCTTCAGAACTAGGACCGGATGGGATTCTGATAAACACCATTGGGCCAGGTAGAATTGCGACGGATCGGGTGGCACAACTGGATGGACTTACCGCAGAGGCGAAGAGTATCAGTGCTGATGAAGTTAGGGAAAATTGGGAGAAGCAAATCCCATTGGGCAGATACGGCCAGCCTGACGAGTTTGCTCGCATGGTGACGTTCTTGGCTTCGCCAGCCAACAGCTACGTGACAGGTCAATCCTTCCTCGTCGATGGTGGGTTGATCCGAGCGATCTAA
- a CDS encoding YajQ family cyclic di-GMP-binding protein, translating into MSKESSFDIVSKVELSEVNNAIQTALKEIENRFDFKGSKSSISLEKEELVLVSDDDFKLSQVKDILLGKLVKRDVPIKNLDYGKVEPAAGGTVRQRVKLVQGIDKDNAKKINSIIKDTGLKVKTQIQDDQIRVTGKSKDELQQIINAIRKADLPLEVQFINYR; encoded by the coding sequence TTGAGTAAAGAGAGCTCATTTGATATCGTGTCCAAGGTAGAGTTGTCCGAAGTGAACAATGCGATTCAGACCGCATTAAAAGAAATAGAAAATCGCTTTGACTTCAAAGGGAGCAAGAGCAGCATCTCTTTGGAAAAGGAAGAGCTCGTCCTCGTCTCCGATGATGACTTCAAGCTTAGTCAGGTAAAAGATATTTTGCTTGGTAAGCTCGTCAAACGGGATGTCCCGATCAAAAACCTTGACTACGGAAAGGTCGAACCAGCAGCGGGTGGTACAGTCCGTCAGCGTGTAAAGCTAGTGCAGGGGATCGACAAAGACAATGCGAAAAAGATCAACAGCATCATCAAAGATACAGGACTCAAAGTGAAAACACAGATTCAAGACGATCAAATTCGCGTGACGGGAAAAAGTAAAGATGAATTACAGCAAATCATCAACGCAATTCGTAAGGCTGATCTGCCTTTGGAAGTACAATTTATTAACTACCGCTAA